The genomic region CTCGCTGATCACCGAGGGCGCGATCCCCGAGGACGTCACCATCTCGGTGCTGACCCAGGCCCGCGAGGACCTGATCGAGCGCACCGTTGAGTCGCTGGTCGGCGCCCCGCGCGCGACCGTGCACCTGTACAACGCGACCTCGCCGCTGTTCCGCCGGGTGGTGTTCCGGGGCAGCAAGGCCGACATCAAGCAGATCGCGGTGGACGGCACCCGGCTGGTCATGGAGTACGCCGAGAAGCTGCTGGGCGAGGAGACGGTCTTCGGCTACCAGTACTCGCCGGAGATCTTCATCGACACCGAGCTGGACTTCGCCCTGGACGTCTGCGAGGGCGTGATGGACGTCTGGCAGCCCGGCGAGGGCCGCGAGATCATCCTGAACCTGCCCACCACGGTGGAGCGTTCGACGCCCAACGTGTACGCGGACAAGATCGAGTGGATGTCGCGCAACCTGTCGCGCCGTCAGTTCGTCGCGCTGTCCACCCACCCGCACAACGACCGGGGCACCGGCGTGGCCTCGGCCGAGCTGGCCGTGATGGCCGGCGCCGACCGGGTCGAGGGGTGTCTGTTCGGGCAGGGTGAGCGGACCGGCAACCTGGACCTGGTCAACGTCGGGATGAACCTGTTCTCGCAGGGCGTCGACCCGATGATCGACTTCTCGAACATCGACGACATCCGCCGTACCTACGAGTACTGCAACCAGATGAACGTCCCCGAGCGCCACCCCTACGCCGGCGACCTGGTGTACACCTCCTTCTCCGGCTCGCACCAGGACGCGATCAAGAAGGGCTTCGACGCGCTGGAGGCGGACGCGGCGGCGGCCGGCGTGCCGGTGGGCGAGTACACCTGGGGCGTGCCGTACCTGCCGATCGACCCGAAGGACGTGGGCCGCTCGTACGAGGCGGTCATCCGGGTCAACTCGCAGTCCGGCAAGGGCGGCATCGCCTACGTGCTGAAGAACGACCACAAGCTGGACCTGCCGCGCCGGATGCAGATCGAGTTCTCGAAGATCATCCAGGCCAAGACCGACGCCGAGGGCGGCGAGGTCACCCCCGCCGACATCTGGGCGGTCTTCCAGGACGAGTACCTGCCCACCCCGGCGAACCCGTGGGGCCGGCTGTCGCTGCGCGAGCAGCAGAGCCTGACCACCGAGGACGGGCGCGACGCGCTGTCGGTGGCGGTTCTGCTGGACGGCGCCGAGACCGTGCTGACCGGTTCCGGCAACGGCCCGGTCTCCGCCTTCACCGACGCGCTGGCCGGCATCGGCGTCGACGTACGCGTGCTGGACTACGCCGAGCACGCGCTGAGCGAGGGCGGCGACGCCCAGGCCGCCGCCTATGTCGAGTGCGCCGTCGGCGACCAGGTGCTGTGGGGCGTGGGCATCGACGCCAACACCGTCCGGGCTTCGCTGAAGGCCATCATCAGCGCCGTCAACCGAACCGCTCGCAGGTAACTCCCAGGTGTGGCCCAGGATGCATCCAGATGTGTCCTGGGCCACATTTTTCTGTTCCTGCACTCGTTCGGGGTGCTGACACCCGCAGGCAACCGTGGCACCATCGGTGGACCGGAAACGGGGGTCGGTGGGACGACCCGCGGCGCCGGTCGCGTGACCTGCCCGTCGTCGTGCAGGCCGCCTGCCAGGTGTTGGGGAGTTGGCGCCGTGACACGGTTGTGGGGTGTTCGCCCGAGGTGGCGGACGGATGTGCTCGGCGACTTCTTCTGCCCAGGCTGTGGCGGGGACCGCAACTACCGTCGGCAGCACGGTCGGCGGTGGCTGCGGTTGTTCGAGCTCCCGGTGCTGCCGCTGGGCGGCGTGCCGAGCAGCGTGCAGTGCACCAACTGCCGCGGCCGGTACGGCGTGGAGAGCCTGGAGCAGCCCACCAGCGTGCGGCTGACCGGAATGCTGCGGGACGCGCAGTACATCATCGCGCTGACCATGCTCGCGGCCGGCGGGGTCGGCTCCGCTCCGGCCCGCGCCGAGGCCTGCGAGCTGATCCGCACCGCCGGCTTCGAGGACTGCGGCGAGGCCCAGGTGCTGGCGGCGCTCGCCGCGCTCTGCGGCTTCGGCGAGGACGAGCCCTTCGACGGGCACGGCGTCGGCCGCGGGCTGGCCGTCGAACTGCACGCCGCACTGGAGCCGTTGGCTCCGCACCTGGCCCAGCAGGGCCGCGAGCGGCTGGTGCTGCAGGGCGCCTGGATCGCGCTGGCCGACGGCCGGTACCTGCCGCAGGAGCGCGAGGCGCTGGTGGTCGTGGGCAGCTGCCTGCGACTGGGGGAGGACACGGTGGGCCGGCTGCTGGAGGCCGCCACCCGCACCCCGCACTGACCTCGCTCCCTTCCCCCGAACTGGGCCCGACCCCCCTCCGGGCCCGCCGTGTCCCGCACCGGCTCCCCCCGTACAAGCCCGGTGCGGGTACACGGCTGTCCGGGCCGGCCACGAGGTACGGGACAATGGCTGCATGAGCCTGATCCGTGACGACGGCGTCGTCCTGCGCGCGCAGAAGCTCGGCGAGGCCGACCGGATCATCACCCTGCTCACCCGCCAGCACGGCAAGGTCCGCGCGGTGGCCCGGGGGGTGCGCAAGACCAAGTCCAAGTTCGGCGCCCGGCTGGAGCCGTTCTCCCATGTGGACGTGCAGTTCTTCAGCCGGGGCAGCGAGCTGGTCGGCCGCTCGCTGCCGCTCTGCACCCAGGTGGAGACCATCGCCCCGTACGGCGGCGGCATCGTCACCGACTACGGCCGCTACACCGCCGGCACCGCGATGCTGGAGACGGCGGAACGTTTCGCCGAGAACGAGGGCGAGCCCGCCGTCCAGCAGTACCTGCTGCTGGTCGGGGCGCTGCGCACGCTGGCCGCCGGCACCCACGCGTCGCACCTGGTGCTGGACGCCTTCCTGCTGCGCTCGCTCGCGGTCAACGGCTACGGCGCGAGCTTCACCGACTGCGCCAAGTGCGGCCTCGAAGGCCCCAACCGGTTCTTCTCGCTGCAGGCCGGCGGCGTGCTCTGCACGGACTGCCGGGTTCCCGGATGTGCCGTACCCTCCCCTGAGACACTGGTTCTGCTCGGCGCCCTGCTGTCCGGAGACTGGCAGACTGCGGACGCCTGCGAACCCCGCTACTGGCGGGAGGGCAGCGGTCTGGTGGCCGCCTACCTGCAGTGGCACCTGGAGCGGGGTATCCGTTCGATGAGATACGTGGAGAAGTGAGCATGGCAGCGCGACGGCTCTTCGGTGGCAGCAAGCAGCGCGAGTACGCGGCCCCGTCCCCGCACCCGAGCGGCGCCCAGCCGCCGAAGATCCCCGGTGAGCTGGTCCCCGCCCATGTCGCGATCGTGATGGACGGCAACGGCCGCTGGGCCAAGGAGCGCGGCCTGCCCCGCACCGAGGGCCACAAGATCGGCGAGAGCGTCGTGCTGGACGTGATGAGGGGCGCCATCGAGCTGGGCGTCAAGAACATCTCGCTCTACGCCTTCTCCACCGAGAACTGGAAGCGTTCCCCGGATGAGGTGAAGTTCCTGATGAACTTCAACCGGGACGTGATCCGCCGCCGCCGGGACGAGCTGGACGCGATGGGCGTGCGGATCCGCTGGGCCGGCCGGATGCCGAAGCTGTGGAAGAGCGTGGTCCAGGAACTCAAGGTGGCCGAGGAGCAGACCAAGGACAACGACGCGGTCACCCTCTACATGTGCGTCAACTACGGCGGCCGGGCCGAGGTCGCGGACGCCGCCGCGGCGATCGCCGCCGATGTCGCGTCCGGCAAGCTGGACCCGAAGAAGGTCAACGAGAAGACCCTCTCCAAGTACATGTACCACCCGGACATGCCGGACGTGGACCTGTTCCTGCGCCCCAGCGGCGAGCAGCGCACGTCCAACTTCCTGCTCTGGCAGTCGGCTTACGCGGAGTTCGTGTTCCAGGACGTGCTCTGGCCGGACTTCGACCGGCGCGACCTGTGGCGCGCCTGCGAGCAGTTCGCGATGCGCGACCGGCGGTTCGGCGGCGCGCTGCCCAACGAGGTGCCCGCCGAGGTGCCCGCGCAGCGCTGACGGGCCGTCACACGTTCGGGTGGGACCGCTCGGCGGCCCGCCCGAACGGCGCCCGCCGGCCTTGCCTCAGTGCGCCGCGCGCTGCTTGGCCGCGCAGTCCGCGCAGGTGCCGAAGATCTCCAGGGTGTGCGCGATGTCACTGAACCCGTGTTCGGCCGCCACCGAGTTGGCCCACCGCTCGACCGCGGGGCCCTCGACCTCGACCGTGCTGCCGCAGTGCCGGCAGACCAGGTGGTGGTGGTGCCCGCTGCTGCACCGGCGGTAGACCGCCTCGCCGTCGGCGGTGCGCAGCACGTCCACCTCGCCCGCGTCGGCCAGCGACTGGAGGGTGCGGTAGACCGTGGTCAGGCCGACCGAGTCGCCCCGGTGCTTGAGCATGTCGTGCAGTTCCTGCGCGCTGCGGAAGTCCTCGATCTCGTCCAGCGCGGCCGAGACTGCGGCGCGCTGACGGGTGGATCGGGCGCGTGGCGACGGGCCTGCGGTGGTCACCGGTGCTCCTCCAGGGATTCGGGGCGGGTCACAGCTCATTGTGCCAGCCCCGCACCCTTGACCGACTCCGCCGGAAGGGACTGCTCGGCCGCCTGCTGAACCGGAATTCGCCCCTCCGAATCTGCTGCCTCGGCAGCCCCTGCCGCCACTCCCCGGTGCCGCCGCCGGGCCAGTGGCGCGGCGAGCGCGCTGAACACCGCGAAGCAGGCGATCGCCAGCAGCACGATCGCGGAACCTGGCGGCACGTCAGCCTGGTACGAGGTGACCACCCCGCCGAGCGAGACCAGCACCCCGATCCCGATCGCCAGCACCTGGGTGGCCCGGAACGAGCGGGTCAGCAACTGCGCCGCCGCCACCGGCACCACCATCAGCGCGCTCACCAGCAGCAGCCCGACCACCCGCATCGCCACCGTCACGGTGACCGCGGCCATCACCGCGAGCAGCAGGTTGAGCAGCCGCACCGGCAGCCCGGTGACCCGGGCGAACTCCTCGTCCTGGCAGACCGCGAAGAGCTGGCGGCGCAGCCCGATGGTCACCGCGATCACCACCGCGCCCAGCACCGCGATGGTCACCAGGTCGCTCGCGTCCACCGCCAGGATCGAGCCCCAGAGGTAGCTGTCCAGGCTGCCGCTGGTGCCGCTGGCGGCCGGCGACTTGCTGATCAGCAGCCGTCCGCAGGCCATCCCGCCGTAGAAGAGCATGGCCAGCGCGATGTCGCCGCGCTGGTTGCCGCGCGAACGGACCAGCTCCATGATCACTGCGGCCACCACGCAGACCGCCACCGCCATCCAGACCGGGCTGGTCTGGAAGAGCAGCCCGAGGCCGACGCCGGTCAGCGCGACATGCCCGATGCCGTCGCCCATCAGCGCCTGCCGGCGCTGCACCAGGTAGATGCCGACCGAGGGCGCGGTGATCCCGACCAGCAGGGCGGCCAGCAGCGCGCGCTGCATGAAGTCGTAGGAGAGCAGGTCGCTCATGTCAGCAGCCCCTGACGCGCCTCGGCGTGGTGGTGGTCCTGATGGTGGTGGTCGAGTCCGAGCGTCGAGTCCTGCGCCACCCGCCCGTCGGCCAGCAGCACCGCACGGTCGATCAGCGGCTCCAGCGGCCCGAGTTCGTGCAGCACCAGGAGCACCGCCGCACCCCGGGCCACCTCGTGGCGCAGCGTGTCGGCGAGCACCCGCTGGCTGGCAAGGTCGACCCCGGCCATTGGCTCGTCCATGATCAGCAGCTCGGGCGTGCCGACCAGCGCCCGGGCGATCAGCACCCGCTGCTGCTGGCCGCCGGAGAGGTCGGCTACCCCGTCGCCGGCCCGGCCGAGCATTCCGACGGCGTCCAGCGCCCGGTCCACGGCGGCCCGGTCCTTGCGGCGGAACGGCCGCAGCCCGTGCTGCGCCAGCCGCCCGGTCGCCACCACCTCGCGCACCGTGGCGGGCACCCCGCCGGCGGCGGTGGTGCGCTGCGGCACGTAGCCGATCCGGTGCCAGTCGCGGAACCGCGCCCCGGGCACGCCGAACAGCTCGCGCTCACCCCCGGTCAGCGGCACCGAGCCGATCACCGTCTTGATGGTGGTGGACTTGCCGGAGCCGTTGGCCCCGAGCAGCGCGACCACCTCGCCGGGGGCGACCGCCAGGTCGACCCCGCGCAGCACCGGGCGTCCGCCGAGCGCGGCCTGGGCGGCGGTCAGTCGGACCGCGGGTGTGTTCATGTCGGCTGGTCCCCCGTCAGGCGGTGCAGCCGAGGGCGGCCCGCAGGTTGGTCAGGTTCTGCTGCATGACCGAGAGGTAGTTGTCGTTCTTCGCGTCCTTCACGCCCTCCAGCGGGTCCAGGACGGCGGTCTTCAGGTTCAGGTCCTTGGCCACGCTCTCGGCGAGCTTCGGGCTGACCAGGGTCTCGAAGAAGATCGTGCTGACGCCGTGGTCCTTGGCCGCCTGCTGGATCTGGGCCAGTCGCGCCGGGGTGGGCTCGGACTCCGGGTCGACCCCGTTGATCGCGATCTGCTCCAGGCCGTAGTGGTCGGCGAGGTAGCCGAAGGCGGCGTGGCTGGTGACGAAGGCCTTGTTGGTGCAGCCCTTCAGCCCGGACTGGAAGCCCTGGTCCAGGGTGGCGAGCCGGGCCACCAGGTCGTCGGTGTTCTTCTGGTAGTCGGCGGCGTGCGCCGGGTCGGCCTTGGCGAGCTCGGCGCCGACGCCCTTGGCGACGGCCGCGTACCGGGTCGGGTCCAGCCAGATGTGCGGGTCGCCGGCGTCGCCCGGGTGGTCGTGCCCGTCGGTGGCGGTGCTGCCCTCGTCCAGGTGGTGGTCGACCAGCGGGGAGAACGCGGTGGCGTCCACGATGTGCGCGCTCCTGGACTGCGCGACGGCCTTGTCGACGGTGGGCTGCAGGCCCTTGAGGTAGAGGACGGTGCCGGCGTTCTGCACGGCGGCCACCTGTTTGGCCGTCAGCTCCAGATCGTGCGGCTCGGTGCCGGCGGCGGTGAGGTCGGTGACGTTCACGTGCTCGCCACCGATCTGCTCCGCGAGGTACTGCATCGGGTAGAAGGATGCGACCACGTTCAGCTTGCCGTCGGCGCTCTGCGCGCTGCTGCTGCCACCGCAGGCGGTGAGCAGCAGGGAGCCGGTGACAGCGGTGGCGGCCAGGGCGAGTGAGGGAGCGGATATCCGACGGCGGAGCATCATGACAACCATTCTCATCTTTCCTGGAAATGATTGTCAACTTGCCGGATGATCCGACTGTCGTTACGTGAAGTGTTGTGGGTTAACGATTTGAGCCCGCCACCCACCTGCCCGGTAACCTGAGGTATTCGGGTGCGTGCAACCAGCCGCGCCTTGACCGTGCCGTCGTACATGAGTGCGGCGTCGTACTGAAGAGAGCACTGTGGCCGCCGACAAGATCGACACGATCGTCAGCCTGAGCAAGCGCCGTGGCTTCGTCTACCCCTGCAGCGAGATCTACGGTGGCACCAGGGCTGCCTGGGACTACGGGCCGCTGGGCGTGGAGCTCAAGGAGAACATCAAGCGCCAGTGGTGGCGCGCGATGGTGCACGCTCGCGAGGACGTGGTCGGTCTCGACTCCTCGGTGATCCTGGCCCGCGAGGTCTGGGAGGCCTCCGGCCACGTCGCCACCTTCAGCGACCCGCTGACCGAGTGCACCTCCTGTCACAAGCGGTTCCGCGCGGACCACCTGGAGGAGGCCTACGAGGCCAAGCACGGCAAGCTCCCGGCGAACGGCCTGGCCGACATCAACTGCCCCAACTGCGGCACCAAGGGCGCCTTCACGGAGCCCAAGGAGTTCTCGGGCATGCTGAAGACCCACCTCGGCCCGGTCGAGGACGGCTCCGGCCTGGCCTACCTGCGCCCCGAGACCGCGCAGGGCATCTTCACCAACTTCAAGGCCGTCCAGACCACTTCGCGCAAGAAGCCGCCGTTCGGCATCGCCCAGGTCGGCAAGAGCTTCCGCAACGAGATCACCCCCGGCAACTTCATCTTCCGCACCCGCGAGTTCGAGCAGATGGAGATGGAGTTCTTCGTCAAGCCGGGCGAGGACGAGAAGTGGCACGAGTACTGGCTCGAGCAGCGCTGGAACTGGTACACCGACCTCGGCCTGCGGACCGAGAACATGCGCTTCTTCGAGCACCCGAAGGAGAAGCTCTCGCACTACGCCAAGCGCACCGTGGACATCGAGTACCGCTTCAACTTCGGCGGTAGCGAGTTCTCCGAGCTCGAGGGCATCGCCAACCGCACCGACTTCGACCTGTCGACCCACAGCGAGGCCTCCGGCCAGGACCTCAAGTACTTCGACCAGGAGTCCGGCGAGCGGTACTTCCCGTACGTCATCGAGCCCGCAGCAGGCCTCAACCGCGCGCTGCTGGCCTTCATCCTCGACGCCTACTTCGAGGACGAGGCCCCCAACGCCAAGGGCGTGATGGAGAAGCGCGTCGGCATGCGCCTCGACCCGCGGCTCGCCCCGGTCAAGGTCGCGGTGCTGCCGCTGTCGCGCAACGCCGACCTGTCCCCGAAGGCCCGCGGCCTCGCCGCCGACCTGCGCCAGGCCTGGAACGTCGAGTTCGACGACGCCGGTGCGATCGGCAAGCGCTACCGCCGCCAGGACGAGATCGGCACGCCGTTCTGCGTCACGGTCGACTTCGACACCCTCGAGGACAACGCCGTCACCATCCGCGAGCGCGACACCATGGCGCAGGAGCGGGTCTCGCTGGACCAGGTGAAGGCCTACCTGGGTGCGCGGCTGATCGGCTGCTGAGGTCCCTGCTCCGACTGAGGGCCCCTTCCGCTCCGGCGGCAGGGGCCCTCGGCCGTTCTCGGTCAGCCGAGTCCTGGTCAGCCCAGCCTGGTCAGCCGAGTCTTGGTCGGCCCAGTCTCAGTCAGCTCAGTCGCTCCCGGGCCTCCATCAGGGCGAAGCCGAGCAGGTTGAGCCCGCGCCAACGCGCCGGATCGGCGGCGGCCTCGTTGCCGGCGCCGAGGCCGATGCCCCAGATCCGGTCACGCGGGCTGGCCTCGACCAGGACCCGGTTCGCGGTGCCGAGCAGATAGCTGCGCAGCGCCTCGTCCTGACCGAACTTGGCGACATTGCCCTCGGTCACCAGGGCGAACCGGGCCGCGGCCCAGGTCTCCTCCTCGAAGCCCTGCACCAGCCGCCCGAGCTTCTTGGCCTCGGCCGGCGTCCGGGCGGCCAGGATCCCGGGGACGGCCTCCTCGCCCCCGAACAGCCGCGCCTTGCTCGCCATCATCCAGTGCTCGGCGGTGGCGTACTCGATGCCGTCGACGGTGAAGGGGGAGGGCCACCACTGGCTGAGCGAGCCGGGACCGATGCTGCCGTCACGCTGGGGCTGGTGGCCCCAGAAGAACAGGTACTTGGGCTGGACACCGGCGGCGGTGAGGGCGGCCAGGGCTTCGCGGGTACGGGTGGTCGCGGGGTGGGCGGCACGATCGTCGTTCATGGCGGGATCGTCGCAGCAGGGACTGACAGGTGGCGACGGCTTTTCTCAGCCCATCGAGCGCGGCAGTCGGGTGGAGAGCCAGGCGATCACCGTGGCGCCGACCAGTTGACTGCCGAGCACCACGGCCAGGGCGTGCGCCATCCCCAACGACGGGATCAGCGACAGGAACAGGGTCCCGAAGGTGGCCACGCCCAGGGCCAGGCTGGACTGTTGGGTGGTGGCCAGGACCCCGCTGCCGACGCCGGCCCGCTCCAGCGGCACCTTGGCCAGCACCACCCGGAACAGCGGCGTGCCGATCAGGCCGTTGCCCAGACCGATCAGCGCCATGCCGGGCAACAGGGTGAGCACGCCCAGGCCTTGATAGTCCGTCAGGACCGTGGCGATCAGGACCAGCATCCCGACCGGCTGGATCAGCGACCCGGCGGTGATCACCCGGCTGCCGTAGCGCCCGATCAGTCGCGGGCCGGCCAGCGAGGAGGTGAAGTAGCCGACGGCCAGCGGGACCAGTGCCCAGCCGGAGGCGACCGGGCTCAGCCGCAGGCCCTGCTGCAGGGCGATCGCCAGCACGAACATGAAGGCGCCGAAGTTGCCGAAGTAGGGGAGCGCGATGCCCAGGCCGCGGCGCATCTCGGGGATCCGCAGCAGCGAGAGCGGGACCAGCGGCAGCCGTCCGGCGGCCTCCGCCCGGCGCTCGACCGCGACGAACGCCCAGGCGGCGAACGGGAAGACGGCCAGCGAGAGCCAGGTCCACAGCGGCCAGCCGACCGCGCGGCCCTCCATCAGCGGAACGAACAGCGACAGCAGCGCGACGGTCAGCAGCAGGGTGCCCGGCAGGTCCACCCGGCTCGGCTGCTCGGAGCGGCTCTCCGGCACGTAGCGCAGCGCCAGCACGGCGGTGAGCAGCGCGAACGGGACGTTGACCAGGAAGACGGCGCGCCAGCCGGTGCCGAACAGGTCGGCCTGGACCAGCATCCCGCCGAGCACCTGGCCGATCACCACGCTGATGCCACCGACCGCGCCGTAGACGCTCAGCGCGCGGGCGCGCTGCGGGCCGCTGGTGGCGGCGGTGATGGTGGCCAGCACCTGCGGGATCAGCAGTGCGGCCGAGGCGCCCTGGGCGACCCGGGCGGCCACCAGGGTCCAGGCGGTGGGTGCGACACCGCAGGCCAGCGAGGTGAGGGCGAAGGCGGCGGCGCCGGCGATGAACAGCCGGCGGCGGCCCAGGCTGTCGCCGAGGCGTCCGCCGAGCACCAGCAGGACGGCGAAGGCGATGCCGTAGCCGGCGGCGACCAGTTCCAGCACGGCCGGTCCGGCGGCGAGGTCCTGGTCGATGGTCGGCAGGGCCACGTTGACGATGAAGAAGTCCAGCATCGGCAGGAAGGCGCCGAGCAGGACGGTGACCAGGCCGGCGACCGTGAGGGTGCGGTGCGCGGTGGTGGTGGCGGCCGGGTGTGGTGAGCGGGTGGGGCGAGCCGGTGGGCGTTCCAGTTGCTGAGTCACGAGTACTACGATCCGGCTCTCGATACCCTGGTACCAGAGTCTGCTTATCCTGTTATAAGGAGTACCTGGCACCCGCCTCGCGGGTGGCGCATGCTGGGATCATGCACGCCACGAGTACGTCCGACCAGACCCGGCGCCAGGAGCTCGCCGACTTCCTGCGCAGTCGCCGGGAGCGGATCACCCCGGAGCAGGTCGGCCTGCCCAGCACCGGCCGGCGCCGCACCCCAGGGCTGCGCCGCGAGGAGGTCGCGCAGCTCGCCGCGGTCGGGGTCACCTGGTACACGTGGCTGGAGCAGGGACGGGACATCCAGGTCTCCGGCCAGGTACTGGAGGCGGTCTCCCGGGCGCTGCTGCTCGACCCCAACGAGCGCGCGCACCTCTACACGCTGGCCGGCGCGGGCGACCCGTCGCCGACCACGGACTGCCTGGCGGTCACCCCGACCGTCCGGGTGATCCTCGACCAGCTCTCCCCGCTGCCCGCCTGCGTGCTCAACAGCCGTTACGACGTCCTGGCGTACAACGACAGCTACACCAAGATGTTCGGCGATCTGGACCTGCTCCCCTTCGAGGAGCGGAACATGATCTGGCTGATCTTCACCGACCGGGACTACCAGGCCCGTTGGCTCGACCTGGAGGGCGCCCGCGCCCAAGGGGTGGCCCGGTTCCGGGCGGCGATGGCCGACCACGTCGCCGACCCCGCCTGGAAGGCGATGCTCGCCCGGCTGCGGCAGGCCTCGCCCGACTTCGAGGAGGCCTGGCAGCGGCACGACGTCGGGGCCCGGGAGAACGGCAGCAAGGGCTTCCTCCACCCCGAGGTCGGCGTGCTGCGGATGGACTTCACCTACCTGTGGCTCGGCCTGCGGCACGGCACCCGCGTGGTGGTGTACACGCCGGCGGACGAGGAGACCGCGGCCCGGATCGAGGAGCTCGCGCGACTCTAGGGCCGAGTGCCCTCAGCCGACCCAGCAGCCCCAGACCGCCTCGGCCGGCTCAGCCGTCCACCGGTAGCCCGCGCGGTGCCTTCACCCGCTTCATGATGATCTGCGAGTTGACCTCGGTGACGCCCGACAGCGTGGTCAGCCGCTCGAT from Kitasatospora azatica KCTC 9699 harbors:
- a CDS encoding isoprenyl transferase, translating into MAARRLFGGSKQREYAAPSPHPSGAQPPKIPGELVPAHVAIVMDGNGRWAKERGLPRTEGHKIGESVVLDVMRGAIELGVKNISLYAFSTENWKRSPDEVKFLMNFNRDVIRRRRDELDAMGVRIRWAGRMPKLWKSVVQELKVAEEQTKDNDAVTLYMCVNYGGRAEVADAAAAIAADVASGKLDPKKVNEKTLSKYMYHPDMPDVDLFLRPSGEQRTSNFLLWQSAYAEFVFQDVLWPDFDRRDLWRACEQFAMRDRRFGGALPNEVPAEVPAQR
- the leuA gene encoding 2-isopropylmalate synthase; translation: MTEQSSVARAFIERPTPITAASVQQKPSGMPFQRYIPFGTVDLPDRTWPSQVITKAPRWLSTDLRDGNQALIDPMSPARKRKMFDLLVKMGYKEIEVGFPSSGATDFDFVRSLITEGAIPEDVTISVLTQAREDLIERTVESLVGAPRATVHLYNATSPLFRRVVFRGSKADIKQIAVDGTRLVMEYAEKLLGEETVFGYQYSPEIFIDTELDFALDVCEGVMDVWQPGEGREIILNLPTTVERSTPNVYADKIEWMSRNLSRRQFVALSTHPHNDRGTGVASAELAVMAGADRVEGCLFGQGERTGNLDLVNVGMNLFSQGVDPMIDFSNIDDIRRTYEYCNQMNVPERHPYAGDLVYTSFSGSHQDAIKKGFDALEADAAAAGVPVGEYTWGVPYLPIDPKDVGRSYEAVIRVNSQSGKGGIAYVLKNDHKLDLPRRMQIEFSKIIQAKTDAEGGEVTPADIWAVFQDEYLPTPANPWGRLSLREQQSLTTEDGRDALSVAVLLDGAETVLTGSGNGPVSAFTDALAGIGVDVRVLDYAEHALSEGGDAQAAAYVECAVGDQVLWGVGIDANTVRASLKAIISAVNRTARR
- a CDS encoding metal ABC transporter substrate-binding protein; the encoded protein is MMLRRRISAPSLALAATAVTGSLLLTACGGSSSAQSADGKLNVVASFYPMQYLAEQIGGEHVNVTDLTAAGTEPHDLELTAKQVAAVQNAGTVLYLKGLQPTVDKAVAQSRSAHIVDATAFSPLVDHHLDEGSTATDGHDHPGDAGDPHIWLDPTRYAAVAKGVGAELAKADPAHAADYQKNTDDLVARLATLDQGFQSGLKGCTNKAFVTSHAAFGYLADHYGLEQIAINGVDPESEPTPARLAQIQQAAKDHGVSTIFFETLVSPKLAESVAKDLNLKTAVLDPLEGVKDAKNDNYLSVMQQNLTNLRAALGCTA
- a CDS encoding TerB family tellurite resistance protein translates to MFELPVLPLGGVPSSVQCTNCRGRYGVESLEQPTSVRLTGMLRDAQYIIALTMLAAGGVGSAPARAEACELIRTAGFEDCGEAQVLAALAALCGFGEDEPFDGHGVGRGLAVELHAALEPLAPHLAQQGRERLVLQGAWIALADGRYLPQEREALVVVGSCLRLGEDTVGRLLEAATRTPH
- a CDS encoding metal ABC transporter ATP-binding protein, whose amino-acid sequence is MNTPAVRLTAAQAALGGRPVLRGVDLAVAPGEVVALLGANGSGKSTTIKTVIGSVPLTGGERELFGVPGARFRDWHRIGYVPQRTTAAGGVPATVREVVATGRLAQHGLRPFRRKDRAAVDRALDAVGMLGRAGDGVADLSGGQQQRVLIARALVGTPELLIMDEPMAGVDLASQRVLADTLRHEVARGAAVLLVLHELGPLEPLIDRAVLLADGRVAQDSTLGLDHHHQDHHHAEARQGLLT
- a CDS encoding Fur family transcriptional regulator → MTTAGPSPRARSTRQRAAVSAALDEIEDFRSAQELHDMLKHRGDSVGLTTVYRTLQSLADAGEVDVLRTADGEAVYRRCSSGHHHHLVCRHCGSTVEVEGPAVERWANSVAAEHGFSDIAHTLEIFGTCADCAAKQRAAH
- the recO gene encoding DNA repair protein RecO; this encodes MSLIRDDGVVLRAQKLGEADRIITLLTRQHGKVRAVARGVRKTKSKFGARLEPFSHVDVQFFSRGSELVGRSLPLCTQVETIAPYGGGIVTDYGRYTAGTAMLETAERFAENEGEPAVQQYLLLVGALRTLAAGTHASHLVLDAFLLRSLAVNGYGASFTDCAKCGLEGPNRFFSLQAGGVLCTDCRVPGCAVPSPETLVLLGALLSGDWQTADACEPRYWREGSGLVAAYLQWHLERGIRSMRYVEK
- a CDS encoding glycine--tRNA ligase yields the protein MAADKIDTIVSLSKRRGFVYPCSEIYGGTRAAWDYGPLGVELKENIKRQWWRAMVHAREDVVGLDSSVILAREVWEASGHVATFSDPLTECTSCHKRFRADHLEEAYEAKHGKLPANGLADINCPNCGTKGAFTEPKEFSGMLKTHLGPVEDGSGLAYLRPETAQGIFTNFKAVQTTSRKKPPFGIAQVGKSFRNEITPGNFIFRTREFEQMEMEFFVKPGEDEKWHEYWLEQRWNWYTDLGLRTENMRFFEHPKEKLSHYAKRTVDIEYRFNFGGSEFSELEGIANRTDFDLSTHSEASGQDLKYFDQESGERYFPYVIEPAAGLNRALLAFILDAYFEDEAPNAKGVMEKRVGMRLDPRLAPVKVAVLPLSRNADLSPKARGLAADLRQAWNVEFDDAGAIGKRYRRQDEIGTPFCVTVDFDTLEDNAVTIRERDTMAQERVSLDQVKAYLGARLIGC
- a CDS encoding metal ABC transporter permease; translation: MSDLLSYDFMQRALLAALLVGITAPSVGIYLVQRRQALMGDGIGHVALTGVGLGLLFQTSPVWMAVAVCVVAAVIMELVRSRGNQRGDIALAMLFYGGMACGRLLISKSPAASGTSGSLDSYLWGSILAVDASDLVTIAVLGAVVIAVTIGLRRQLFAVCQDEEFARVTGLPVRLLNLLLAVMAAVTVTVAMRVVGLLLVSALMVVPVAAAQLLTRSFRATQVLAIGIGVLVSLGGVVTSYQADVPPGSAIVLLAIACFAVFSALAAPLARRRHRGVAAGAAEAADSEGRIPVQQAAEQSLPAESVKGAGLAQ
- a CDS encoding NADAR family protein — encoded protein: MNDDRAAHPATTRTREALAALTAAGVQPKYLFFWGHQPQRDGSIGPGSLSQWWPSPFTVDGIEYATAEHWMMASKARLFGGEEAVPGILAARTPAEAKKLGRLVQGFEEETWAAARFALVTEGNVAKFGQDEALRSYLLGTANRVLVEASPRDRIWGIGLGAGNEAAADPARWRGLNLLGFALMEARERLS